The following are encoded in a window of Leptospira selangorensis genomic DNA:
- a CDS encoding SRPBCC family protein — protein sequence MNQNNPKEIVSTRVVNFPREKVFQAWTDPDQLKNWWGPKGFKNTFEVFDQRPGGEWKFTMHGPDGTDYPNRSVFQEIVKPEKIVFDHLSGPIFKVTTTFESIGEKTKLVFRMLFETAEECEQIKAYAVDGNEQNFDRLEELLAKV from the coding sequence ATGAACCAAAACAATCCTAAAGAAATCGTAAGCACAAGAGTCGTAAATTTTCCAAGAGAGAAGGTTTTTCAAGCCTGGACAGACCCTGACCAATTAAAGAATTGGTGGGGACCGAAAGGTTTTAAGAATACTTTCGAGGTTTTTGATCAAAGACCGGGTGGAGAATGGAAATTTACCATGCATGGTCCAGATGGAACAGATTATCCGAATCGAAGTGTATTTCAGGAAATCGTAAAACCGGAAAAGATAGTATTCGATCATCTATCAGGCCCGATTTTCAAAGTGACTACTACATTCGAATCAATCGGAGAAAAGACAAAATTGGTTTTCAGAATGTTATTCGAAACTGCTGAAGAATGTGAGCAGATCAAAGCTTATGCCGTGGATGGGAATGAACAGAATTTCGATCGTTTAGAAGAACTTCTGGCAAAGGTTTAA
- a CDS encoding EscU/YscU/HrcU family type III secretion system export apparatus switch protein, which produces MGSFWEKLSGISFKTAMLEFLRRLNMRVLELLHVAPQKQPIPAAIPFRIDLQLFAAEDEGRTQPASERRRREEREKGNVPKSPEVASAIVLLAGIVLMYLMGEYFFMRSYYLLRKYFFGIRSANVVSSETVSELLNNALVDITQLLLPLMGITVVAAIVGNVIQTGFLFAPRALAFNFGRIRPNFKKVFPNRQTLFSLGKSLVKVAAIAWVSYFVIEKDFFKILMLGNMGLEESVALITYTAFKIFIIVGILLLAISVADYFFQKYEYEEALKMTPSESKREMKEQDGDPSLQARRRQMARDQIKKSKMLAEVPKADVIITNPTHFAVALEYKPNKHRAPIVIAKGVDDFALRIIRVAKANDIATVEDRPMARTLYDEVEIGQEVPAKFYTVLSVIFTKLESFRRAFRNAS; this is translated from the coding sequence ATGGGATCCTTTTGGGAAAAATTATCTGGAATTTCCTTTAAGACCGCCATGTTGGAATTCCTACGGCGCTTGAATATGCGCGTGTTGGAACTCCTACACGTGGCTCCACAAAAACAGCCAATTCCTGCTGCTATTCCTTTTCGTATCGACCTTCAGCTATTTGCAGCGGAAGACGAGGGACGTACACAACCGGCCAGCGAAAGAAGAAGAAGGGAAGAAAGGGAAAAAGGAAATGTTCCTAAAAGTCCTGAAGTTGCTTCTGCGATCGTTTTATTAGCAGGTATTGTTTTAATGTATCTCATGGGAGAATATTTTTTCATGAGATCTTATTATCTTTTGAGAAAATATTTTTTCGGAATACGTTCTGCGAATGTGGTTAGTTCGGAAACGGTAAGTGAACTTCTGAACAATGCTCTCGTGGATATTACTCAGCTACTTCTTCCTTTGATGGGGATTACGGTAGTCGCAGCAATCGTGGGCAATGTAATCCAAACAGGGTTTTTATTCGCACCTCGCGCATTGGCTTTTAATTTCGGAAGGATACGTCCTAATTTCAAAAAGGTATTTCCGAACCGCCAAACATTATTCAGCTTAGGAAAATCTTTAGTCAAAGTAGCTGCAATTGCTTGGGTTTCTTATTTTGTAATAGAGAAGGATTTTTTCAAAATTCTGATGCTCGGGAATATGGGACTCGAAGAATCAGTAGCATTAATCACTTACACTGCATTCAAAATTTTTATAATAGTAGGGATCCTATTACTCGCGATCAGCGTAGCGGATTACTTCTTCCAGAAATACGAATACGAAGAAGCACTCAAAATGACTCCTTCCGAATCCAAAAGAGAAATGAAGGAACAGGATGGTGACCCTTCTTTACAGGCCAGAAGAAGACAAATGGCCAGAGATCAGATCAAAAAAAGCAAGATGTTGGCAGAAGTTCCCAAGGCAGATGTGATCATTACAAACCCAACTCACTTTGCAGTGGCTTTAGAGTATAAGCCTAATAAGCACAGGGCACCTATTGTGATAGCTAAAGGTGTGGACGATTTCGCATTACGTATTATCCGGGTGGCTAAGGCGAATGATATCGCCACGGTAGAAGACCGCCCGATGGCAAGGACACTTTATGACGAGGTGGAAATTGGCCAGGAAGTTCCTGCTAAATTTTATACTGTACTCAGTGTGATCTTTACGAAACTTGAATCTTTCCGGAGAGCGTTCCGAAACGCTTCTTAA
- the fliO gene encoding flagellar biosynthetic protein FliO, translated as MSRIFQTIHSFFSGFGSLALAFGVFCILSGIAGGLYSQGSEREQMDEVLKRELGTVDKKTPESSAPSTPKQEEKKEVVPESTPNPVEERYKPISDGPSLAGILFRIVLVLGILCGAAYWVLRTLAKSREGSLPVRGEMNLLGSLNLGTNKQLQIVEVTGQIFVLGVADNGINLISEITDTETKARLQRMRDEFKPPEGGFLVTALEQLKDLNIRLTGKSEDEEQTLRQTPGERREKQRKLKEKLDEIKKERNNLENGLFDLN; from the coding sequence ATGAGCCGAATTTTTCAAACGATCCATTCGTTTTTTTCAGGATTCGGCTCCCTCGCTTTGGCGTTCGGAGTCTTTTGTATTTTATCGGGTATCGCCGGAGGATTATATTCCCAAGGTTCCGAAAGAGAACAAATGGACGAAGTTCTTAAAAGAGAACTGGGCACTGTTGATAAAAAAACTCCTGAGTCTTCGGCACCTTCTACTCCTAAACAAGAAGAGAAGAAGGAAGTTGTTCCTGAATCAACTCCGAATCCCGTGGAAGAAAGATATAAGCCTATTTCAGATGGGCCGAGTCTCGCAGGGATTTTATTTAGGATCGTTCTAGTACTCGGAATTCTTTGTGGAGCTGCGTATTGGGTTTTAAGGACTCTCGCAAAATCCAGAGAAGGTTCGCTTCCTGTTAGAGGAGAGATGAATCTTCTGGGAAGTTTGAACTTGGGCACGAACAAACAGCTCCAGATAGTGGAAGTGACTGGGCAAATTTTCGTGCTGGGTGTGGCGGATAACGGTATTAATTTAATCTCCGAGATTACGGATACGGAGACTAAAGCGAGGCTCCAGAGAATGAGGGACGAATTTAAACCTCCTGAAGGCGGTTTTTTGGTCACTGCTCTGGAACAATTAAAGGATTTGAATATTCGTCTTACTGGAAAATCGGAAGATGAAGAACAAACCCTTAGACAAACTCCGGGTGAAAGAAGAGAGAAGCAGAGAAAGCTCAAAGAGAAGTTAGACGAAATTAAGAAGGAAAGGAATAATCTGGAGAACGGATTATTCGATTTGAACTAG
- the fliN gene encoding flagellar motor switch protein FliN, with the protein MGEGSLSQEEIDALLAGANDSFDPGSSMAAGGGSKEAAGLSPVDRDLLSDFLSHCFMTAGNTLAAILSKTSNFMNPTSEAKSRKDVEAELKSNTFLLYSTYSGNLNGRVVLAMGADNAARIANMMMGGFDSGGLDEGQLQTLRDSLTPIMGALQSQIAAKTGGGVNGSPAETRHVTSPAALVLPEGDPLVRTFFNLAIEGLPSFRVQFLLSLSMANDILSLSKRSGGGGGGDYGGGGYQGGMGGGGISQVGMKGVSFPNLATASGAQGTPNLNLLMDVQMSVTVELGRTKMYIKDILGLGEGSIIELDKLAGEPVDLLVNGKLIAKGEVVVIDENFGVRVTDIVSPADRIKPESGGG; encoded by the coding sequence ATGGGTGAAGGATCCCTTTCCCAGGAAGAAATAGACGCCCTTTTAGCGGGTGCAAACGATTCATTTGATCCAGGCAGCAGCATGGCTGCCGGAGGCGGGTCCAAGGAAGCTGCCGGTCTTTCACCGGTAGATAGGGACCTTCTGTCCGATTTTCTTTCTCATTGTTTTATGACTGCGGGGAATACCTTAGCGGCCATTCTTTCCAAAACTTCTAATTTCATGAATCCTACCTCCGAGGCAAAGTCCCGGAAGGATGTGGAAGCGGAACTTAAGTCCAACACGTTTTTATTATATTCTACCTATTCAGGAAATCTGAATGGCAGAGTTGTTCTTGCAATGGGCGCGGATAATGCGGCTCGTATTGCAAATATGATGATGGGTGGTTTCGATTCAGGTGGTCTGGACGAAGGCCAGCTCCAAACACTAAGGGATAGTTTGACCCCTATTATGGGAGCTCTTCAATCTCAGATCGCCGCTAAGACCGGAGGAGGAGTGAATGGTTCACCTGCGGAAACCAGACATGTAACTTCTCCTGCTGCATTGGTACTTCCGGAAGGTGATCCGCTCGTTCGGACCTTCTTCAATTTAGCTATTGAAGGACTTCCTTCATTTAGAGTTCAGTTCCTTCTTTCTTTATCTATGGCGAATGATATTCTCTCTCTTTCCAAAAGGTCCGGAGGAGGAGGGGGAGGAGATTATGGTGGCGGTGGCTACCAAGGCGGAATGGGCGGCGGCGGAATTTCCCAAGTAGGAATGAAGGGTGTTTCCTTCCCGAACCTCGCCACTGCAAGCGGTGCCCAAGGTACTCCGAATCTAAACCTTCTCATGGACGTTCAGATGTCTGTGACAGTGGAACTCGGAAGAACTAAGATGTATATTAAAGATATCTTAGGTTTGGGCGAAGGTTCCATCATCGAGTTGGACAAGTTGGCAGGTGAGCCTGTGGACCTTTTGGTGAACGGTAAGTTGATTGCGAAGGGAGAGGTCGTGGTCATCGACGAAAACTTCGGTGTGCGTGTAACGGATATCGTAAGTCCGGCCGATAGGATCAAGCCGGAGTCGGGAGGCGGATGA
- a CDS encoding MFS transporter, with the protein MSDTKTENTPKATKKEWIGLAVIALPCLLYAMDLTVLYLAAPQLSADLNPTPSQQLWIMDIYGFLVAGFLVIMGNLGDRIGRRKLLLYGAAAFGVASVLAAFSPSSEILILTRAILGITAATLAPSTLSLIRNMFLDPEERTFAIGIWGMSFSLGGAIGPLVGGVLLEYFWWGSVFLMSVPVMIVLLIVGPKLLPEFKDPNAGKMDIPSAILSLVSVLSIIYGLKQIAENGWGTIPILTILAGLAVGAVFIKRQTTLRDPMIDLELFKLPAFTAAVVGNTMTIFVGLGAFLFISQYLQLVLGLSPLEAGLWTLPGALGNIIGSLTIHMIVRIMRPLYVMLSGLVLLAIGMYLYTLINTENGIWMIIAGSLIMSFGICAVVILGTDIIVGSAPPERAGAAASISETAAEFGGVLGIAVLGSIGVAIFKSRINSIELPGLTPEQWESSHNTLASAVSVAKELPEPSRQILLSTAQGAFTDSLHFVSFLGVGISIALAFVIFFILKNKKEPEAATETPELEKAAR; encoded by the coding sequence ATGTCTGATACTAAAACTGAAAACACACCAAAGGCCACTAAAAAAGAGTGGATCGGCTTGGCGGTAATCGCGCTGCCTTGCCTGCTATATGCGATGGATTTAACGGTTCTTTATCTTGCGGCCCCTCAATTGTCCGCGGATCTAAATCCGACTCCTTCTCAACAATTATGGATCATGGATATCTATGGATTTTTGGTCGCTGGATTTCTTGTGATTATGGGAAATCTGGGGGATAGAATTGGTCGTCGTAAACTTCTTCTCTATGGAGCGGCAGCTTTCGGAGTGGCATCCGTTCTTGCGGCATTTTCTCCTAGTTCCGAAATTTTGATCCTGACCCGTGCGATCTTAGGGATCACAGCGGCAACTTTGGCTCCTTCTACCCTATCATTAATTCGTAATATGTTTTTGGATCCGGAAGAAAGGACTTTTGCGATCGGTATCTGGGGGATGAGTTTTTCTTTGGGTGGAGCGATAGGCCCTCTTGTGGGCGGGGTTCTACTGGAATATTTCTGGTGGGGTTCCGTTTTCTTAATGAGCGTTCCAGTTATGATAGTCCTACTTATCGTCGGACCTAAACTTCTGCCTGAATTCAAAGATCCTAATGCAGGAAAGATGGATATCCCGAGTGCGATCCTATCTTTAGTATCAGTTCTTTCTATTATCTATGGTTTGAAACAAATCGCAGAGAATGGCTGGGGAACAATCCCAATTCTTACTATACTTGCAGGATTAGCAGTCGGAGCGGTCTTTATTAAAAGGCAAACCACCTTGCGAGATCCAATGATAGATCTGGAGCTGTTCAAACTTCCCGCATTCACTGCTGCAGTCGTCGGAAATACGATGACCATCTTCGTAGGCTTGGGCGCTTTCTTGTTTATTTCCCAATACTTACAATTGGTCTTAGGACTTTCTCCCTTGGAAGCTGGGCTTTGGACTCTTCCTGGAGCGTTAGGCAATATCATAGGATCTCTTACGATCCATATGATTGTTCGTATTATGCGCCCATTATACGTGATGTTAAGCGGACTTGTATTGCTCGCGATCGGTATGTATTTATACACTCTGATCAATACCGAAAATGGGATCTGGATGATTATCGCAGGATCTCTCATCATGTCTTTCGGGATCTGCGCAGTTGTGATCTTAGGAACGGATATCATCGTTGGTTCTGCGCCTCCGGAAAGAGCGGGAGCTGCAGCTTCCATTTCGGAAACAGCCGCCGAATTCGGCGGGGTCTTAGGAATCGCAGTACTTGGAAGTATTGGTGTTGCGATTTTCAAATCCAGGATCAATTCGATTGAGCTTCCCGGACTCACTCCTGAACAATGGGAAAGTTCTCATAATACTCTGGCTTCTGCGGTATCTGTAGCCAAAGAACTTCCTGAGCCAAGTAGACAAATATTGCTCAGCACTGCCCAGGGTGCATTCACCGATTCTTTACATTTTGTTTCTTTCTTAGGTGTGGGAATCTCTATTGCTTTAGCATTTGTGATCTTCTTCATCTTAAAGAACAAAAAAGAACCGGAAGCAGCTACGGAAACACCTGAATTAGAAAAAGCAGCAAGATAA
- the fliQ gene encoding flagellar biosynthesis protein FliQ — protein MTEVDAITLIRDALFVTLKLSSPILLTAMVVGLIIGILQTTTSIQEPTIAFVPKLLSIFAVIVIFAGWMLQTMTDYTRDLFLMIEKF, from the coding sequence ATGACGGAAGTAGATGCAATCACTCTGATCAGAGACGCATTGTTTGTGACTCTTAAACTTTCTTCTCCCATTTTGCTGACTGCAATGGTGGTGGGATTGATCATAGGTATTTTACAAACCACAACTTCTATCCAGGAGCCTACGATCGCTTTTGTTCCTAAATTATTATCCATTTTTGCTGTGATCGTGATCTTTGCAGGCTGGATGCTCCAGACAATGACGGATTATACCAGGGATCTTTTCCTGATGATAGAGAAGTTTTAG
- a CDS encoding SRPBCC family protein gives MNEIKQPEFKEMILTRTLNAPRDLVWKAWTDPNMVSQWWGPHGFTAPLCQLDLRPGGEILIHMRDPEGGINPMNGTYKEIVALEKIVFSSYIAFEMDGKKPAAEIQITILFVDKGSQTELQVRALPIKVDPELYPAVEGMEEGWTQTLDKLTAMFA, from the coding sequence GTGAACGAGATCAAACAACCTGAATTTAAAGAGATGATACTGACTAGGACTCTAAATGCTCCAAGAGATCTAGTTTGGAAGGCTTGGACAGATCCTAATATGGTATCTCAATGGTGGGGTCCTCATGGTTTTACGGCTCCTCTCTGCCAATTAGATCTTCGCCCAGGCGGAGAGATCCTCATCCATATGAGAGATCCGGAAGGTGGGATCAATCCGATGAACGGTACTTATAAGGAGATCGTCGCTTTAGAAAAGATCGTATTTTCTTCTTATATCGCTTTCGAGATGGACGGTAAAAAACCCGCGGCAGAAATCCAGATCACTATCCTATTTGTGGACAAAGGTTCTCAAACAGAACTTCAAGTGCGTGCACTTCCTATCAAAGTGGATCCTGAACTGTATCCTGCAGTGGAAGGTATGGAAGAAGGTTGGACCCAAACCCTCGATAAACTTACCGCAATGTTTGCTTAA
- the fliR gene encoding flagellar biosynthetic protein FliR, whose translation MEYFIGNFQVFLLILARIVGLLSVAPVFSFASITFAQRMTLGFLIAVILFPVSASFVPPIPGNMADYGLVVMAEVLIGILMGFLVSLVFSSFQMAGEFFNVQLGFGYAEILDPISQTSLPVISTLKNMLGMLLFLSLGAYRFLFESLVYSFEKVQVLKLVPEIQDGLYKAMEEAIGAMFLVAFKISLPILGVLFLVTVSEALMGKAAPQLNILQLSFPIKIAIGLVVMILIVPFLITQMDNAFQLSFEKMNLMLKGWPN comes from the coding sequence ATGGAATACTTTATCGGAAATTTCCAAGTGTTTCTTTTGATCCTGGCAAGGATCGTGGGGCTTCTGTCCGTGGCTCCTGTGTTTTCTTTTGCTTCAATCACTTTTGCTCAAAGGATGACTCTTGGTTTTCTAATCGCAGTAATTTTATTTCCAGTAAGTGCATCCTTTGTTCCTCCCATCCCAGGTAATATGGCCGATTACGGTTTAGTTGTGATGGCCGAAGTTCTCATCGGTATCCTCATGGGATTTTTAGTGAGCTTGGTATTCTCATCCTTCCAGATGGCGGGAGAATTTTTTAACGTCCAACTTGGTTTCGGTTACGCTGAAATTTTGGACCCGATCTCTCAAACAAGTCTTCCTGTGATCAGTACTCTTAAGAATATGTTGGGTATGCTTTTGTTTCTCTCACTGGGAGCTTACCGTTTTCTATTCGAAAGTTTGGTATATTCTTTTGAGAAGGTGCAAGTTTTGAAACTTGTGCCCGAGATCCAAGACGGACTTTATAAGGCAATGGAAGAAGCGATAGGGGCTATGTTCCTAGTCGCTTTTAAAATTTCTCTGCCGATACTCGGGGTTTTATTTTTAGTCACTGTTTCGGAAGCATTGATGGGAAAAGCTGCTCCTCAGTTGAATATTCTGCAGCTGAGCTTTCCTATTAAGATCGCGATCGGCCTTGTGGTCATGATCTTGATCGTTCCGTTTCTGATCACTCAGATGGACAACGCGTTCCAACTCTCTTTCGAAAAGATGAACCTAATGCTGAAAGGATGGCCGAACTAA
- a CDS encoding DUF2283 domain-containing protein, with protein sequence MKIRHYPDTDSIYIDLSDRPSAETQEINVDVNIDLDESGKLVGIDIHGNASQYVDLSSFQIETLET encoded by the coding sequence ATGAAGATTCGGCATTACCCTGATACTGATTCAATCTATATAGATCTTTCCGATCGCCCTTCAGCAGAGACTCAAGAGATAAATGTGGATGTGAATATAGATTTGGATGAAAGCGGGAAGTTGGTAGGTATCGATATCCATGGAAATGCTTCTCAATACGTAGACCTTTCTTCTTTTCAGATCGAAACATTGGAGACCTAA
- a CDS encoding SRPBCC family protein: MKAEVSVVGKEIIGIKTFDAPRELVWDAWTDPKHVAIWWGPNGFTNTIHEMSVKPGGVWRFIMHGPDGVDYPNRIEFIEVVKPEKLVYDHGDDSNPKQFHVTVLFEEEGSKTKLTMRSRFPSEDDIKKVADFALDGLRETLGRLENFLGKK; the protein is encoded by the coding sequence ATGAAAGCAGAAGTTTCAGTCGTTGGAAAAGAAATTATAGGAATTAAAACTTTCGACGCCCCAAGAGAATTAGTTTGGGATGCTTGGACTGACCCAAAACACGTGGCGATCTGGTGGGGACCAAACGGTTTTACGAATACCATTCATGAAATGAGCGTAAAACCCGGAGGGGTCTGGAGATTTATAATGCATGGTCCGGATGGAGTAGATTATCCAAACCGTATCGAGTTTATAGAAGTAGTAAAACCTGAAAAATTGGTCTACGATCATGGCGACGATTCTAATCCAAAACAATTCCATGTGACTGTTCTTTTCGAAGAAGAAGGTTCCAAAACCAAACTTACGATGAGATCCAGATTCCCGAGTGAAGATGATATTAAAAAAGTCGCAGATTTCGCGCTGGATGGACTTAGGGAAACTCTCGGTCGTCTAGAAAATTTCTTAGGAAAGAAGTAA
- a CDS encoding ArsR/SmtB family transcription factor: protein MVKYDTESDRLSNTFAALADPTRREILLYLVSGEATVKELAEPFNMSLPGISKHLKVLEKAGLIERGREAQWRPCKIRPDGLKEASGWLDHYRHFWEESLDRLDAYLQQLQAKSKESEK from the coding sequence ATGGTTAAATACGACACAGAATCTGATCGACTGAGCAATACTTTCGCAGCATTGGCCGACCCAACCAGGAGGGAGATCCTACTCTATTTGGTCTCCGGAGAGGCGACCGTTAAGGAACTGGCAGAACCTTTTAATATGAGTCTGCCTGGAATTTCCAAACACCTAAAGGTTTTAGAAAAGGCCGGGCTCATAGAAAGGGGAAGAGAAGCACAATGGAGGCCATGTAAGATACGACCGGATGGTCTAAAAGAAGCTTCCGGTTGGTTGGATCATTACCGTCATTTCTGGGAAGAAAGTTTGGATCGTTTGGACGCGTATCTACAGCAACTCCAAGCCAAAAGTAAAGAGTCGGAAAAATAG
- the fliP gene encoding flagellar type III secretion system pore protein FliP (The bacterial flagellar biogenesis protein FliP forms a type III secretion system (T3SS)-type pore required for flagellar assembly.) — protein MRHNRVMWKILSGVLLFAVLIIAIPEDIFSQANAPRIPIPNLNINVNEAKGPRETSLSLMILFLVTILSLAPAIVMSLTSFTKIVIVLDFVRRALSIQNLPPNQVMVGLALFMTFFIMAPTLNIVYEKGLNPYMEGKIDTNEFFDKSMIPLREFMMRQIGTSGAKDVALFLKIGKVENVESFDDVPNYVLIPAFMLSEIKKAFWIGIIIFIPFIVVDLVVASALLSMGLNMLPPVMVSLPFKLILFVLVDGWNLIVYELVRSYK, from the coding sequence ATGAGACATAATAGAGTTATGTGGAAGATACTTTCTGGAGTTCTTCTTTTTGCCGTTTTGATCATTGCAATCCCGGAAGATATATTCTCCCAAGCAAATGCACCTAGGATTCCTATCCCGAATCTGAATATCAATGTAAACGAGGCAAAAGGTCCGAGAGAGACAAGCCTTTCTTTGATGATCTTGTTCCTAGTCACAATTCTTTCTTTGGCTCCTGCCATCGTGATGTCCCTAACTTCTTTCACCAAAATAGTAATCGTTTTGGATTTTGTGAGAAGGGCACTTTCTATCCAGAACCTTCCGCCTAACCAGGTAATGGTGGGTCTCGCATTATTTATGACATTCTTCATCATGGCTCCTACCTTGAATATCGTGTACGAGAAAGGTTTAAATCCGTACATGGAAGGTAAAATAGATACTAACGAATTTTTTGATAAGTCCATGATCCCTCTCAGAGAATTTATGATGAGACAGATCGGGACAAGCGGTGCCAAGGATGTGGCTCTATTTTTAAAGATCGGAAAAGTGGAAAACGTAGAATCATTCGACGATGTTCCGAATTACGTTCTTATTCCTGCGTTCATGCTTTCGGAAATAAAGAAGGCCTTTTGGATCGGGATCATCATTTTTATTCCATTTATCGTGGTGGATCTTGTAGTAGCTTCCGCACTTCTCTCCATGGGTTTGAATATGCTTCCTCCTGTGATGGTGAGTTTGCCGTTTAAATTGATCTTATTCGTTCTTGTGGATGGTTGGAACTTAATTGTCTACGAGCTCGTAAGGAGTTATAAATGA
- the ilvA gene encoding threonine ammonia-lyase, biosynthetic: MIDYIRKILDARVYDVAVHTPLDPMIRMSQRLNSSVLLKREDLQPIFSFKIRGAYNLISRLSSEEKRSGVICASAGNHAQGVALSAQKLGIKAIIVMPITTPSIKIEAVQYFGADIILYGDTFDEAYSHARKLEKEKGLKFIHPYDDPDVIAGQGTVGLEILQQYPDPIEAIFIPIGGGGLAAGVASYIKFLRPEIKVIGVEPSDAASMKEAISAGKRVILDRVGLFADGVAVRQAGEETFKVCKELLDDVLVANTDEICAAVKDIFEDMRVIAEPAGALSLAGLKSYANQNPNRTGALIAINSGANMNFDRLRHVAERAEIGESREILLGVTIPEKPGSYLKFVQTLGNKIITEFNYRYATDKQAHVFVGLKLKGANSEKEKVISELESLGYEVLDISANETAKIHIRYMVGGRVSELKDEIILRCEFPERPGALLKFLESVGSNWNITLFHYRNHGADYGRVLVGFQVPSADREGFRERLKSLGYPYEEETDNPAYKMFLHNV; encoded by the coding sequence GTGATAGATTATATCCGTAAAATTTTAGACGCGAGAGTGTACGACGTCGCGGTCCATACTCCCTTGGACCCTATGATCAGAATGAGCCAAAGATTAAATTCTTCGGTTCTATTAAAAAGGGAGGACCTCCAACCGATCTTCTCCTTTAAGATCAGAGGAGCATATAATTTAATTTCCAGACTTTCATCCGAAGAAAAAAGATCCGGAGTGATCTGCGCTTCTGCGGGAAATCATGCACAAGGAGTTGCACTCTCCGCTCAAAAATTAGGGATCAAGGCAATCATCGTGATGCCTATCACTACCCCATCTATAAAAATAGAAGCAGTCCAATATTTCGGAGCAGACATTATTCTTTATGGGGATACTTTCGATGAAGCATATTCTCATGCCAGAAAATTAGAAAAGGAGAAAGGACTAAAATTCATTCATCCTTACGACGATCCGGATGTGATCGCAGGACAAGGAACAGTCGGTTTAGAAATTTTACAGCAGTATCCGGATCCGATCGAAGCGATTTTTATTCCAATCGGAGGCGGAGGTTTAGCAGCAGGAGTTGCTTCTTATATTAAATTTTTAAGACCGGAAATCAAAGTGATCGGAGTGGAACCTTCGGATGCTGCTTCTATGAAGGAAGCAATCTCTGCCGGCAAAAGAGTTATCTTAGATAGAGTCGGATTATTTGCGGACGGAGTTGCAGTCAGACAAGCAGGAGAAGAAACATTCAAAGTTTGTAAAGAACTCTTAGACGATGTATTAGTAGCAAACACAGACGAGATCTGTGCCGCAGTCAAAGATATATTCGAGGATATGAGAGTGATCGCAGAGCCTGCAGGTGCATTGTCCCTTGCAGGATTAAAATCTTACGCCAACCAAAATCCGAATCGAACCGGGGCGCTTATAGCTATCAATAGCGGCGCGAACATGAATTTTGATAGGCTTAGACATGTGGCAGAAAGAGCGGAAATTGGAGAATCCAGGGAAATTTTACTCGGGGTCACCATCCCGGAAAAACCTGGAAGTTATTTAAAATTCGTTCAAACTTTAGGAAATAAGATCATAACCGAATTCAATTATAGATATGCTACCGATAAACAAGCACATGTATTCGTAGGTTTAAAACTAAAAGGTGCCAATTCTGAAAAAGAAAAAGTAATTTCAGAATTGGAATCATTGGGTTATGAAGTTTTAGATATCAGTGCGAATGAAACAGCTAAGATCCATATTCGTTATATGGTGGGTGGAAGAGTTTCCGAACTTAAAGACGAGATCATACTAAGATGTGAGTTCCCGGAACGCCCGGGTGCCTTGTTAAAATTTTTAGAATCAGTCGGAAGCAATTGGAATATTACATTATTTCATTATAGAAATCACGGAGCGGATTACGGAAGAGTATTAGTCGGATTTCAAGTTCCTTCTGCCGATAGAGAAGGTTTTAGAGAAAGGCTTAAAAGTTTAGGTTATCCTTATGAAGAAGAAACTGATAATCCAGCTTATAAAATGTTTTTGCACAATGTTTGA